One Dermochelys coriacea isolate rDerCor1 chromosome 21, rDerCor1.pri.v4, whole genome shotgun sequence genomic window carries:
- the YOD1 gene encoding LOW QUALITY PROTEIN: ubiquitin thioesterase OTU1 (The sequence of the model RefSeq protein was modified relative to this genomic sequence to represent the inferred CDS: inserted 1 base in 1 codon; deleted 1 base in 1 codon) produces MLRLRCKARSGSHPLPGLTAHSRLRELQAALAALTGVPAPAQRLLLGFPPRSLDLSDGERRLGELGIHSGDTLIVEEDTTKPKTESPVIAKRSVSTSVREALPVLARRVVPADNSCLFTSIFYVVEGGIYDPACAPEMRSLIAQIVASDPESYCEAVLGKTNEEYCEWIRREDTWGGAIEVSILSKFYQCEICVVDTQTVRIDRFGEDAGYARRXLLIYDGIHYDPLERKIPDSDIPPLTIFSTNDDVVLAQALELADEARRKRQFTDVNRFTLRCMVCQKGLTGQVEAREHAKETGHANFGEV; encoded by the exons ATGCTGCGGCTGCGCTGCAAGGCCCGGAGCGGCTCCCATCCGCTGCCCGGCCTCACGGCGCATTCCCGCCTCCGGGAGCTGCAGGCCGCCCTGGCCGCCCTCACCGGGGTGCCCGCCCCGGCCCAGCGCCTCCTGCTCGGCTTCCCGCCGCGGAGCCTGGACCTGAGCGACGGGGAGCGGCGCCTGGGGGAGCTCGGCATCCACTCAG GTGATACTCTAATAGTTGAAGAGGACACAACCAAACCCAAGACTGAGTCACCTGTAATTGCAAAAAGGAGTGTGTCTACTTCGGTCAGGGAAGCACTGCCTGTACTTGCACGGAGGGTTGTTCCAGCAGATAACTCCTGTCTCTTCACAAGCATATTCTATGTGGTAGAGGGAGGCATTTATGATCCTGCATGTGCTCCGGAGATGCGCAGTCTTATAGCCCAGATAGTGGCAAGTGATCCGGAGTCCTATTGTGAGGCAGTACTAGGGAAAACCAATGAAGAGTATTGTGAGTGGATCAGAAGAGAAGATACGTGGGGAGGAGCTATCGAAGTATCCATTCTGTCTAAGTTTTATCAGTGTGAAATCTGTGTAGTTGATACACAGACAGTCAGAATTGACCGTTTTGGGGAAGATGCTGGCTATGCTAGGC TCCTTCTGATTTATGATGGGATTCATTATGATCCACTTGAACGTAAAATCCCTGACTCAGACATCCCTCCCCTGACCATTTTCTCA ACCAATGATGATGTTGTTCTTGCACAAGCATTGGAATTGGCAGATGAAGCCAGACGAAAGAGGCAGTTTACTGATGTAAATCGCTTTACGCTAAGATGCATGGTGTGCCAGAAGGGGCTAACTGGACAAGTGGAAGCCAGAGAACATGCTAAGGAGACTGGGCATGCGAACTTTGGAGAAGTGTGA
- the C21H1orf116 gene encoding specifically androgen-regulated gene protein isoform X1, whose protein sequence is MPKEDLWLGTPGQDSGSCDSMVSTNSSHSEFSDNSYDYLSVEEKECLMFLEETIDSLDTEADSGVSADETDYAERSKLPRTWPKRDFVPKNLDSGSLTESFGQRHEVEHKHGSLLSSSAPGVVTSSGYHSLPRSVKAAGAQTTSKVSVSKATDLADGPTPTAQETGKSSWKMPKKTGIEDKSNHQPRVSTQMKPSDLESIIIYPPEPFQDPRSKGSSNGSKDKLLPNYLEAKEKGEAAMGKKAEVASEHSAPENARLPLKEEKKHCEKGRERATDPQGNQEKLPSKDASLDSNIKPGPPTAPKPRKLPPNINLKPSKISLAPLLDPDHNRKVPSPSSPKYKSSTSDSSVEKQERARWEALEKLGLLHDKGRESKVHVVRPPTAPKPNPVLIPRAGSRDNLNSDDGTDVPVTEKPEQHAPSLNPAERTAPGLSQTIKSNSLERSGIGLSREDQNMDSSSLGKTSVPKMMALGVLRNNRTRPASLGTREDFIELKPSKTDNKELGKGDKRKSYPLLKLPRPTCVSVKITPKGATDENRREALKKLGLLKE, encoded by the exons ATGCCGAAAGAGGATTTGTGGCTAGGGACCCCTGGTCAAGATTCTGGCAGTTGTGACAGCATGGTCAGCACTAACTCAAGCCACTCTGAATTT agTGATAACAGCTATGACTATTTATCTGTCGAGGAAAAGGAATGTTTGATGTTCCTAGAAGAAACTATTGATTCTCTGGATACGGAAGCAGACAGTGGGGTTTCTGCTGATGAGACTGATTATGCTGAACGTTCTAAGCTTCCCAGGACATGGCCAAAGAGAGACTTTGTTCCAAAAA ATTTGGACAGTGGGTCTCTCACTGAAAGTTTTGGTCAGCGACATGAAGTAGAACATAAGCATGGATCTCTTCTCTCAAGTTCTGCTCCAGGGGTGGTTACAAGCTCAGGCTACCACAGCCTTCCAAGGAGTGTCAAAGCAGCAGGCGCACAAACAACCTCCAAGGTTTCTGTCAGCAAAGCAACTGACCTCGCTGACGGTCCAACTCCAACAGCTCAAGAAACAGGGAAGTCTTCATGGAAGATGCCCAAGAAAACTGGGATTGAGGACAAGTCAAATCACCAGCCCAGAGTGAGTACTCAGATGAAGCCATCAGACTTGGAGTCTATAATTATCTACCCCCCTGAACCCTTCCAGGATCCCAGAAGCAAGGGATCTTCTAACGGCAGTAAAGACAAGCTACTACCTAACTAtttggaggcaaaggaaaaaggtGAGGCAGCAATGGGGAAGAAGGCTGAAGTTGCATCAGAGCATTCTGCTCCAGAGAATGCAAGGCTGCCTTtgaaagaggagaagaaacaTTGTGAGAAGGGACGAGAGAGAGCCACTGATCCTCAAGGCAACCAAGAGAAATTGCCCTCAAAAGACGCTTCTCTGGATTCAAACATCAAGCCAGGGCCTCCTACGGCCCCAAAGCCAAGAAAACTGCCACCAAATATTAACCTTAAACCTAGCAAAATCAGCCTGGCACCACTCTTGGATCCCGATCACAATAGAAAAGTGCCTTCTCCATCTTCACCCAAGTACAAATCCAGCACCAGTGACTCTTCTGTGGAAAAGCAGGAAAGAGCCAGGTGGGAGGCATTGGAGAAGTTGGGACTCCTACATGATAAAGGAAGGGAATCTAAAGTCCATGTTGTCAGACCTCCTACTGCTCCCAAACCAAACCCTGTCCTCATTCCTAGGGCTGGTAGTAGGGATAACTTAAACAGTGATGATGGAACTGATGTTCCTGTGACTGAGAAACCTGAACAACATGCTCCAAGTTTAAATCCAGCAGAGCGCACTGCTCCTGGCTTGAGCCAGACAATCAAATCCAACTCCTTGGAGCGTTCAGGCATAGGTCTGAGCAGGGAGGACCAGAACATGGACAGCAGCTCGCTTGGCAAAACATCAGTCCCTAAGATGATGGCTCTCGGTGTTCTCAGGAATAACCGAACACGCCCAGCTTCCCTTGGCACAAGGGAAGACTTTATTGAACTCAAACCATCCAAAACAGATAACAAGGAGCTGGGGAAAGGTGACAAGCGCAAATCTTACCCGTTGCTGAAGCTTCCCCGGCCTACTTGTGTCAGTGTAAAAATCACCCCTAAAGGAGCAACAGATGAAAACCGGCGGGAGGCTCTGAAAAAACTTGGCCTACTGAAGGAATAA
- the C21H1orf116 gene encoding specifically androgen-regulated gene protein isoform X2: protein MFLEETIDSLDTEADSGVSADETDYAERSKLPRTWPKRDFVPKNLDSGSLTESFGQRHEVEHKHGSLLSSSAPGVVTSSGYHSLPRSVKAAGAQTTSKVSVSKATDLADGPTPTAQETGKSSWKMPKKTGIEDKSNHQPRVSTQMKPSDLESIIIYPPEPFQDPRSKGSSNGSKDKLLPNYLEAKEKGEAAMGKKAEVASEHSAPENARLPLKEEKKHCEKGRERATDPQGNQEKLPSKDASLDSNIKPGPPTAPKPRKLPPNINLKPSKISLAPLLDPDHNRKVPSPSSPKYKSSTSDSSVEKQERARWEALEKLGLLHDKGRESKVHVVRPPTAPKPNPVLIPRAGSRDNLNSDDGTDVPVTEKPEQHAPSLNPAERTAPGLSQTIKSNSLERSGIGLSREDQNMDSSSLGKTSVPKMMALGVLRNNRTRPASLGTREDFIELKPSKTDNKELGKGDKRKSYPLLKLPRPTCVSVKITPKGATDENRREALKKLGLLKE, encoded by the exons ATGTTCCTAGAAGAAACTATTGATTCTCTGGATACGGAAGCAGACAGTGGGGTTTCTGCTGATGAGACTGATTATGCTGAACGTTCTAAGCTTCCCAGGACATGGCCAAAGAGAGACTTTGTTCCAAAAA ATTTGGACAGTGGGTCTCTCACTGAAAGTTTTGGTCAGCGACATGAAGTAGAACATAAGCATGGATCTCTTCTCTCAAGTTCTGCTCCAGGGGTGGTTACAAGCTCAGGCTACCACAGCCTTCCAAGGAGTGTCAAAGCAGCAGGCGCACAAACAACCTCCAAGGTTTCTGTCAGCAAAGCAACTGACCTCGCTGACGGTCCAACTCCAACAGCTCAAGAAACAGGGAAGTCTTCATGGAAGATGCCCAAGAAAACTGGGATTGAGGACAAGTCAAATCACCAGCCCAGAGTGAGTACTCAGATGAAGCCATCAGACTTGGAGTCTATAATTATCTACCCCCCTGAACCCTTCCAGGATCCCAGAAGCAAGGGATCTTCTAACGGCAGTAAAGACAAGCTACTACCTAACTAtttggaggcaaaggaaaaaggtGAGGCAGCAATGGGGAAGAAGGCTGAAGTTGCATCAGAGCATTCTGCTCCAGAGAATGCAAGGCTGCCTTtgaaagaggagaagaaacaTTGTGAGAAGGGACGAGAGAGAGCCACTGATCCTCAAGGCAACCAAGAGAAATTGCCCTCAAAAGACGCTTCTCTGGATTCAAACATCAAGCCAGGGCCTCCTACGGCCCCAAAGCCAAGAAAACTGCCACCAAATATTAACCTTAAACCTAGCAAAATCAGCCTGGCACCACTCTTGGATCCCGATCACAATAGAAAAGTGCCTTCTCCATCTTCACCCAAGTACAAATCCAGCACCAGTGACTCTTCTGTGGAAAAGCAGGAAAGAGCCAGGTGGGAGGCATTGGAGAAGTTGGGACTCCTACATGATAAAGGAAGGGAATCTAAAGTCCATGTTGTCAGACCTCCTACTGCTCCCAAACCAAACCCTGTCCTCATTCCTAGGGCTGGTAGTAGGGATAACTTAAACAGTGATGATGGAACTGATGTTCCTGTGACTGAGAAACCTGAACAACATGCTCCAAGTTTAAATCCAGCAGAGCGCACTGCTCCTGGCTTGAGCCAGACAATCAAATCCAACTCCTTGGAGCGTTCAGGCATAGGTCTGAGCAGGGAGGACCAGAACATGGACAGCAGCTCGCTTGGCAAAACATCAGTCCCTAAGATGATGGCTCTCGGTGTTCTCAGGAATAACCGAACACGCCCAGCTTCCCTTGGCACAAGGGAAGACTTTATTGAACTCAAACCATCCAAAACAGATAACAAGGAGCTGGGGAAAGGTGACAAGCGCAAATCTTACCCGTTGCTGAAGCTTCCCCGGCCTACTTGTGTCAGTGTAAAAATCACCCCTAAAGGAGCAACAGATGAAAACCGGCGGGAGGCTCTGAAAAAACTTGGCCTACTGAAGGAATAA